From Merismopedia glauca CCAP 1448/3, a single genomic window includes:
- a CDS encoding type II toxin-antitoxin system HicA family toxin — MTRREKLIQRFLTLPKDFTWSELVKLLVGLGFELVSTGKTGGSRRRFVNDSGVIISLHEPHPQNILKRYQLEQIIAILQQEGLL, encoded by the coding sequence ATGACCCGCAGAGAAAAATTAATTCAGCGTTTTCTGACTTTGCCCAAAGATTTTACGTGGTCAGAGTTGGTTAAGCTGCTAGTGGGATTGGGATTTGAGCTAGTCAGTACTGGAAAAACAGGTGGTTCGAGGCGACGTTTTGTGAACGATTCTGGAGTGATCATTAGTTTGCACGAACCTCATCCCCAGAATATCTTGAAGCGATACCAACTTGAGCAAATTATCGCTATTCTTCAGCAAGAGGGACTGTTATGA